In a single window of the Bacillus mycoides genome:
- a CDS encoding sensor histidine kinase yields the protein MIEKKRFEVFPKQMGFFPYMWLVYLLFPIYHLTQVSGWKLGIGSGMLVLFIITYRQLYFVNKTFILWACIQMVLIFLFALFYNAFMIFFGFFTASAMGFAPSKKVFRVLLGLLITMLGAFIFVYFKHLTTTNLVNIVPMFILMLLTPFGMRNFNQKKMLKNQLNEANEQIKDLVKREERQRIARDLHDTLGHTLSLITLKSQLVEKLIVKNPERASIEAKEITQTSRTALKQLRELISDMRMITVEEELEQIKAILQAANIELEVKQEANSSSLSPIEQNILGMCLREAVTNIVKHSKATECIVSVLESQGELILKVEDNGVGLENQNHDGNGIRGMKERIALIDGFVELKTINPGTLLIVKVPVVIRTGKDEVRA from the coding sequence GAAACTTGGGATAGGGAGCGGTATGTTGGTGCTTTTTATTATCACATACCGTCAACTTTATTTTGTTAATAAGACGTTCATTTTATGGGCATGTATTCAAATGGTACTCATCTTTTTATTTGCCTTATTTTATAATGCTTTTATGATATTTTTTGGTTTTTTCACGGCAAGTGCGATGGGCTTTGCGCCAAGTAAGAAAGTATTTCGAGTGTTGTTAGGACTGTTGATTACAATGCTTGGGGCCTTTATATTCGTATATTTTAAGCATTTAACAACTACAAATTTAGTGAATATAGTTCCAATGTTTATTTTAATGCTTCTTACGCCATTTGGAATGCGTAATTTTAATCAAAAAAAGATGTTAAAAAATCAACTAAACGAAGCAAACGAACAAATTAAAGACTTAGTAAAACGTGAAGAACGTCAGCGAATCGCAAGAGATCTTCATGATACGTTAGGGCATACGTTATCTCTTATTACTTTAAAGAGTCAGCTTGTGGAGAAATTGATTGTGAAGAATCCAGAACGCGCAAGTATAGAGGCGAAGGAGATTACACAAACATCTCGTACTGCTTTAAAACAACTGCGCGAGTTAATTTCTGATATGCGTATGATTACAGTGGAAGAAGAACTTGAGCAAATAAAAGCAATTTTACAAGCGGCTAATATTGAATTAGAAGTAAAACAAGAAGCTAATTCTAGTTCGTTATCACCAATTGAACAAAATATTTTAGGAATGTGTTTGCGTGAGGCAGTTACGAATATTGTAAAGCATAGTAAGGCGACGGAGTGCATTGTATCTGTATTAGAATCGCAAGGTGAACTGATTTTGAAAGTAGAGGATAATGGCGTAGGTTTGGAAAATCAAAATCATGATGGAAACGGTATTCGCGGTATGAAGGAGCGGATCGCCCTTATTGATGGGTTTGTTGAACTAAAAACGATAAATCCAGGGACACTATTAATAGTAAAAGTACCAGTTGTTATTAGAACAGGAAAAGATGAGGTGAGGGCATGA
- a CDS encoding response regulator transcription factor — MIRIIIAEDQRMLRGALGALLDLEDDIEVVGQAANGEEALKLIESLRPDISIMDIEMPIQSGLDVAEALKKEKSPCKVMILTTFARPGYFERAMKTGVHGYLLKDSPSEDLASAIRNVMKGKREISQELMFGLWQEQNPLSDREKEVLVLAKEGKTTNEIAKMLYLSPGTVRNYISEVLAKLEAKNRIEAITIAEEKGWI, encoded by the coding sequence ATGATTCGAATTATTATTGCAGAAGATCAGCGAATGCTTCGTGGTGCGTTAGGAGCCCTGCTTGATCTAGAGGATGATATTGAAGTAGTTGGTCAGGCTGCGAATGGGGAAGAGGCGTTAAAATTAATCGAATCGCTAAGGCCTGATATAAGTATTATGGATATTGAAATGCCGATTCAAAGTGGTTTAGATGTTGCTGAAGCGCTGAAGAAGGAAAAGTCACCTTGTAAAGTAATGATTTTAACAACATTTGCACGACCAGGTTATTTTGAACGGGCAATGAAAACTGGTGTTCACGGGTATTTATTAAAGGATAGCCCAAGCGAGGACTTAGCTTCAGCAATTCGAAATGTCATGAAAGGGAAGCGAGAAATTTCGCAGGAGCTAATGTTTGGCTTATGGCAGGAACAAAATCCGCTATCAGATCGTGAAAAAGAAGTGCTGGTACTTGCGAAAGAAGGAAAGACTACAAATGAAATTGCTAAGATGCTTTATCTTTCGCCTGGTACAGTACGTAATTATATTTCTGAAGTATTAGCGAAACTGGAAGCAAAAAATAGAATTGAGGCAATTACAATTGCGGAAGAAAAGGGATGGATATAA
- a CDS encoding helix-turn-helix domain-containing protein, whose product MHAEKLGSEIKKIRVMRGLTQKRLSDNICHQSEVSRIESGAVYPSMDILQGIAAKLQVPIIHFYEVLIYSDIERNKQLKDQIIMLCKQKKYKEIYNRVWNELKKEEYHPELEQFLQWQYHVAAYILKKIDYDYCILELKKLLNQQLVGIDVYQNLYIENAIANIYAENGYFKKSIELFENILKQLEALHDNKEFDVKVRHNHAKALYLDNQYEEALCHVNKAIELSCQINSMTLIGQLYYQKGECLEKLECDRAEIEDAYEKACFFFDILGIHALKESLIKKMKK is encoded by the coding sequence ATGCACGCAGAAAAATTAGGAAGCGAAATAAAGAAAATTAGGGTGATGAGAGGATTAACACAAAAACGGTTATCCGATAATATATGTCACCAATCGGAAGTGAGCCGAATTGAATCGGGCGCGGTATACCCAAGTATGGATATATTGCAAGGTATTGCGGCGAAATTACAAGTTCCCATTATTCATTTTTATGAGGTACTCATTTATTCTGATATTGAGAGGAATAAGCAGTTAAAAGATCAAATTATTATGCTTTGTAAGCAAAAGAAATATAAAGAAATTTATAATAGGGTATGGAATGAGTTGAAGAAGGAAGAATATCATCCCGAGCTTGAGCAATTTCTTCAATGGCAATATCATGTAGCTGCTTACATATTGAAAAAAATCGATTACGATTATTGTATTTTAGAATTAAAGAAATTGCTCAATCAACAATTGGTAGGAATAGATGTATATCAGAATCTTTATATTGAAAACGCAATTGCAAACATTTATGCTGAAAATGGCTATTTTAAGAAGAGTATTGAGTTATTTGAAAATATATTAAAACAATTAGAGGCATTGCATGATAATAAAGAGTTTGATGTGAAGGTGAGACATAATCATGCAAAAGCATTATACTTAGATAATCAATATGAAGAAGCGCTTTGTCACGTAAACAAAGCCATTGAACTATCGTGTCAAATTAATAGTATGACATTGATTGGACAGTTATACTATCAAAAAGGTGAATGCCTAGAAAAGCTAGAGTGTGATAGAGCAGAAATTGAAGATGCTTATGAAAAAGCGTGCTTCTTTTTCGATATATTAGGAATCCATGCATTAAAAGAATCACTTATAAAAAAAATGAAGAAATAA
- a CDS encoding quorum-sensing peptide PapR: MKKLLIGSLLTLAMAWGISLGDTALEKSQVISYNDQEIQLASDVPFEY; encoded by the coding sequence ATGAAAAAACTACTTATTGGTAGTCTATTAACGTTAGCGATGGCATGGGGTATTTCACTAGGAGATACAGCTTTAGAGAAAAGTCAAGTGATTTCCTATAATGATCAAGAGATACAATTAGCTTCAGATGTACCTTTTGAGTACTAA
- a CDS encoding DUF4084 domain-containing protein — MINQKKYVQFVMMYIIIFSLWIFLIPKDLNIKEIGILFLFCFAALFSCYCLYKAIKKMKRGDKLFWVLLLCTCICGLIMEITLFLHSLSIYDQVIFSYESLPFFIIQYILLFSGFAIKFIKHYSIRGLAQFSFDSIFIIIMNIYFTLTFILDISSFRMLTKDTWILIGYFIAQSLVIYAVISLYRRERYSSSRISLIIGFTIILVYGYIHLFQLNTGMGTSSEVSYLIHTASILLIGLSSILYILDKPMQHETKTKYYRFDYVRFILPYFSIIITFSFVVIQPWDDKFMLIGLVLSLVLLFLRQLYMWKDNQVLIDTYEQLTTQLEDEVEEGVSALSKSEQRYKSLFEDHPDAVFSLNMNGIFQQSNKACESLFTAYYCEVTSYSLQHFIDPQDHELLKKSLQITKEGRPQTLEIRTKEKEGYYYHLHITFIPIFINKEVVGMFGIARDITTLYEKQKQVEHMAFHDALTGLPNRRKFEKDLKTILNLAQNNTNDVAVMFLDLDRFKKINDRLGHDVGDLLLIEVAKRLRGCLRSKDIVARQGGDEFTILLPDMYSEKSASFIAEQILTILNKPYFIKDEELSVTPSIGIAMYPDYGTDVTELMKNADMAMYRAKANGKNRFIFFSKEMSIAQNEIHFLEGELSKALQQNEFSLEYQPQVNTKTKQIIGFEALVRWKHPKLGIVSPAQFIPLAEETGFIIELGNWILRTACLEAKKWHNQGFSHLKVGVNLSVVQFNHAYLISTISKVLEETELKPEALDIEITESIAINQNHSVIAKLEELQNLGIQISIDDFGTGYSSLAYLTKYPINTLKIAREFICGITNSPLEEAIIASIIKLSKELNLEVIAEGVETEEQWKFLHEQNCDHIQGFLFSKPVSSKDVWMLLHKKTTV, encoded by the coding sequence ATGATTAATCAAAAAAAATATGTACAATTTGTCATGATGTATATAATTATATTTTCTCTTTGGATATTCCTTATCCCTAAGGATTTAAATATAAAAGAAATTGGAATTCTCTTCTTATTTTGTTTTGCTGCACTCTTTTCTTGCTATTGCTTATATAAAGCAATTAAAAAAATGAAGCGCGGTGATAAACTATTTTGGGTTTTACTACTATGTACTTGCATATGTGGACTAATTATGGAAATAACTTTATTTCTTCATTCACTTTCTATTTATGATCAAGTTATATTCTCATATGAATCACTACCTTTTTTTATCATACAATATATTTTGCTTTTTTCTGGCTTTGCTATAAAGTTTATAAAACATTACTCCATTAGGGGTCTTGCTCAATTTTCATTCGATAGCATATTCATTATTATTATGAATATTTATTTTACCTTAACCTTTATTTTAGATATTTCAAGCTTTCGTATGTTAACAAAGGACACGTGGATTTTGATTGGGTATTTTATCGCACAATCATTAGTAATTTACGCCGTTATTAGCCTATATAGAAGAGAACGGTATTCTTCTAGTAGAATCTCATTAATTATTGGCTTTACTATCATACTTGTGTACGGATATATACATCTATTCCAATTAAACACGGGAATGGGAACTTCTTCTGAAGTCTCTTATTTAATACATACTGCTTCGATTTTACTAATCGGTTTATCGTCCATACTGTACATTTTGGATAAACCAATGCAACATGAAACGAAAACGAAATATTATCGATTCGATTATGTACGCTTTATATTACCTTATTTTAGTATAATCATTACTTTTTCCTTTGTTGTTATTCAACCTTGGGATGATAAGTTCATGCTAATCGGTCTAGTATTATCACTAGTATTATTATTCCTACGACAACTTTACATGTGGAAAGATAATCAAGTGTTAATCGATACGTATGAACAGTTGACTACACAACTAGAAGATGAAGTTGAAGAAGGCGTATCTGCCCTATCAAAAAGTGAACAACGTTATAAATCTTTATTCGAAGATCATCCTGATGCTGTTTTTTCTTTAAATATGAACGGGATTTTTCAACAATCTAATAAGGCTTGTGAAAGTTTATTTACAGCCTATTATTGTGAAGTAACAAGCTATTCTCTTCAACACTTCATTGATCCACAAGATCATGAATTATTGAAGAAATCTTTACAAATTACAAAAGAAGGTAGACCACAAACTCTAGAAATTCGTACAAAAGAAAAAGAAGGCTATTATTATCACCTTCACATTACATTCATCCCTATTTTTATAAATAAAGAAGTTGTTGGGATGTTTGGTATCGCACGTGATATTACAACTTTATATGAAAAACAAAAGCAAGTAGAGCATATGGCTTTCCATGATGCACTTACAGGACTACCGAATCGACGGAAATTCGAAAAAGATTTAAAAACGATTTTAAATCTAGCTCAAAACAACACTAATGACGTTGCGGTTATGTTCCTCGACCTAGATCGATTTAAAAAAATTAACGATCGACTCGGCCATGATGTCGGGGATTTATTATTAATTGAAGTAGCAAAAAGATTACGTGGATGTTTACGTTCAAAAGATATCGTTGCCCGCCAAGGCGGAGATGAATTTACGATTCTATTACCAGATATGTACTCTGAAAAAAGTGCTTCTTTTATAGCTGAACAAATTTTAACTATCTTAAATAAGCCTTACTTTATTAAAGATGAAGAACTTTCTGTTACACCGAGTATCGGAATTGCAATGTACCCTGACTATGGAACCGATGTAACCGAATTAATGAAAAATGCAGATATGGCTATGTATCGAGCAAAAGCTAATGGGAAAAATAGATTCATTTTCTTCTCAAAAGAAATGAGTATTGCACAAAATGAAATACACTTCCTAGAAGGTGAACTTTCAAAAGCTCTGCAACAAAATGAATTTTCCCTTGAATATCAACCGCAAGTAAATACAAAAACAAAACAAATTATCGGTTTTGAGGCATTAGTTCGCTGGAAACATCCAAAACTCGGAATTGTATCGCCTGCCCAATTCATTCCTCTAGCAGAGGAAACAGGATTTATTATTGAACTTGGCAATTGGATTTTACGTACCGCCTGCTTAGAAGCAAAAAAGTGGCATAACCAAGGATTTTCTCACTTAAAGGTTGGTGTAAACTTATCTGTTGTTCAATTTAATCACGCATATTTAATATCAACTATTTCAAAGGTCTTGGAAGAAACAGAACTAAAGCCGGAAGCGCTAGATATTGAGATTACAGAAAGTATCGCAATTAATCAAAATCATTCTGTAATTGCTAAACTAGAAGAACTTCAAAATCTCGGTATCCAAATTTCAATTGATGACTTTGGAACTGGTTATAGTTCTTTAGCTTATTTAACGAAATATCCAATCAATACATTAAAAATTGCTCGAGAATTTATTTGTGGAATTACAAATAGCCCTTTAGAAGAAGCGATTATCGCTTCCATTATTAAGCTATCGAAAGAATTAAATTTAGAGGTTATTGCGGAAGGTGTAGAAACAGAAGAACAATGGAAGTTTTTACATGAACAAAACTGTGACCATATTCAAGGATTCCTCTTTAGCAAACCTGTTTCTAGTAAAGATGTTTGGATGTTACTCCACAAAAAAACAACCGTCTAA
- the uvsE gene encoding UV DNA damage repair endonuclease UvsE has translation MIIRFGYVSHATALWDCSPAKTMTFTSWKKLKKQEREDKLYNVTLQNLEHTIRILHYNIAHEIPLYRLSSSIVPLATHPEVEFDYIQLFAPLWRKIGALIQEHNLRVSFHPNQFTLFTSDKPHITTNAITDMTYHYNVLNAMGIADSSYINIHVGGAYGNKEKAIERFHENIQKLPYHIKGQMTLENDDKTYTTSETLAICQKEKIPFVFDYHHHIANLCNEPLEELLPMIFKTWSHTNVLPKVHISSPKSEKEFRAHANYIDLEFIKPFLHITKKIDHDFDIMIESKQKDLALLQLIDEISSIRGIKRKNGATLQW, from the coding sequence ATGATAATTCGATTTGGATATGTCTCACATGCTACGGCATTATGGGACTGTTCGCCTGCCAAAACAATGACATTTACAAGCTGGAAAAAGCTAAAAAAACAAGAGCGTGAAGATAAATTATATAATGTTACACTGCAAAATCTAGAACATACAATACGCATCCTTCATTACAATATTGCACACGAAATTCCATTATATCGTTTATCATCTTCTATCGTCCCGCTTGCAACACATCCTGAAGTTGAATTTGATTACATTCAACTATTTGCTCCACTATGGCGTAAAATAGGAGCATTAATTCAAGAACACAATTTACGCGTAAGTTTTCATCCCAACCAATTCACACTATTTACAAGCGACAAACCACATATTACAACTAATGCTATTACAGATATGACCTATCATTATAATGTGTTAAATGCTATGGGAATTGCAGATTCTTCCTACATTAATATCCATGTAGGTGGTGCGTATGGAAATAAGGAGAAGGCAATCGAACGTTTTCATGAAAACATACAAAAACTCCCTTACCATATAAAAGGACAAATGACTCTTGAAAATGACGATAAAACGTATACAACTTCTGAAACTTTGGCTATTTGTCAAAAAGAAAAAATCCCTTTCGTGTTCGATTATCATCATCACATAGCGAACCTTTGTAATGAACCGCTAGAAGAATTACTTCCTATGATATTTAAAACTTGGTCACATACAAATGTCCTTCCTAAAGTTCATATTTCTTCTCCTAAATCCGAAAAAGAATTTAGAGCTCACGCAAATTATATTGATTTAGAGTTTATTAAACCTTTTTTACACATTACAAAAAAAATTGATCATGATTTCGATATTATGATTGAAAGTAAACAAAAGGATTTAGCACTTCTTCAGTTAATAGATGAAATCTCTTCTATAAGAGGGATAAAAAGAAAAAATGGCGCAACGTTACAATGGTAA
- the cls gene encoding cardiolipin synthase: MFFLSLLLLGSALWITIDLSYGRIVHLKRVRSRSFPLRQSDFLLYTYGNDLYDALFTDIKQAKHHVHVLFFIVKNDDISRTFLKLLIDKAQEGIEVRLLLDRFGSHYLSKEAIYSLQKHGVSFSFCHKVKFPFPFFSANQRNHRKITVIDGKIGYIGGFNIGEEYLGHNQRLGLWRDYHLRLTGEGIQDLQKQFLHDWLDDTDQNLLDSSLYFPMQQPGTILHRFIPTDGAYLQNTFLHLIESAKKELFIGTPYFIPGKKIMNALLKARKRGVQITILVPQKADHALVREAKFPYCRKLIQAGCNIYAFQQGFFHAKIIIVDDHTCDIGTANFDMRSIYINHEINCLLYDKHFIQEVKSKFEEDLERSSLLSFEDVSPLSIIDRGKEWIGTILAFFL, translated from the coding sequence ATGTTTTTCTTATCTCTCTTGTTATTAGGCAGCGCTCTCTGGATTACAATCGACCTTTCATATGGGAGAATTGTTCATTTAAAGCGTGTACGTTCTCGTTCTTTCCCTTTACGTCAAAGTGATTTTCTCCTTTATACATACGGAAATGATCTATACGATGCTCTCTTTACTGATATAAAACAAGCTAAACACCATGTGCACGTTTTATTTTTTATTGTAAAAAACGATGATATAAGTCGTACGTTTTTAAAGTTACTTATCGATAAAGCACAAGAAGGAATTGAAGTAAGACTTTTACTCGACCGGTTTGGAAGTCATTATTTATCAAAAGAAGCGATTTACTCGCTACAAAAGCATGGTGTCTCTTTTTCATTTTGTCATAAAGTGAAATTTCCTTTTCCTTTCTTTTCTGCAAATCAAAGAAACCATAGAAAAATTACAGTTATTGACGGGAAAATTGGTTATATTGGTGGATTTAACATTGGCGAAGAATATTTAGGGCATAATCAAAGGTTAGGGTTATGGCGAGATTATCATTTACGTCTTACAGGAGAAGGGATACAAGATTTACAAAAACAATTTTTACATGATTGGCTCGACGATACAGACCAAAATTTATTAGATTCATCTCTTTATTTTCCTATGCAACAACCAGGGACCATTCTACATCGTTTCATCCCTACTGATGGTGCCTATTTACAAAATACATTTTTACATTTAATCGAAAGCGCGAAAAAAGAACTCTTTATCGGTACACCATATTTTATTCCTGGAAAAAAAATTATGAATGCATTATTAAAAGCGCGAAAACGTGGGGTTCAAATAACTATTCTCGTTCCACAAAAAGCTGATCACGCCCTCGTTCGAGAAGCAAAATTCCCATATTGCCGAAAGTTAATACAAGCTGGTTGTAATATTTACGCTTTTCAGCAAGGATTTTTCCACGCAAAAATTATTATAGTAGACGATCATACTTGTGATATCGGAACTGCTAATTTCGATATGAGAAGTATATATATTAACCATGAAATCAATTGCCTTTTATACGATAAACATTTCATACAAGAAGTAAAAAGTAAATTCGAGGAAGATTTGGAACGCTCCTCATTACTTTCCTTTGAAGATGTCAGCCCTCTCTCCATTATCGATAGAGGAAAGGAATGGATAGGAACGATACTCGCGTTCTTTTTATAG
- a CDS encoding heterodisulfide reductase-related iron-sulfur binding cluster has product MNSLLIINWLAAIAVIAYAGYLFVYLIRTRMAYIQLGKKIEFDRRFKERWDLLKVNVFGQKKLLKDKKSGIIHVMFFYGFILVQFGAIDFVWKGLAPGSHLPLGPLYPAFTFFQEIVTLVILIAVFWAFHRRYIEKLVRLKRNFKSGLVLIFIGGLMISVLLGNGMGIIWHGEELSWSEPIASAIAYVFSGLNETVAISVFYFSWWVHLLILLTFLVYVPQSKHAHLIAGPVNVFFGRLSNPGKLEKIDFEDETQETFGVGKIEDFRQNQLIDLYSCVECGRCTNMCPATGTGKMLSPMDLILKLRDHLTDKGAAVTSKAPWVPVVAFNNTQGNQLAMMAAGKGQQESAATALAYDPSLIGDVITEEEIWACTTCRNCEDQCPVMNEHVDKIIDLRRYLVLTEGKMDAEAQRAMTNIERQGNPWGLNRKERETWRQGDDEVTVPTVKEKSKAGEEFEYLFWVGSMGSYDNRSQKIAISFAKLMNEAGISFAILGNKEKNSGDTPRRLGNEFVFQEMATKNIEEFEKAGVKKIVTIDPHAYNTFKNEYPDFGLQAEVYHHTELLAQWVKEGRLKPVHSIEETVTYHDSCYLGRYNEVYEAPRDILKAIPGVNLVEMARNRETGMCCGAGGGLMWMEETTGSRINVARTEQALAVQPSIIGTGCPYCLTMISDGTKAKEVEETVQTLDVTEILERSVIGQKKEAM; this is encoded by the coding sequence ATGAATAGCTTACTAATCATTAATTGGCTGGCTGCCATTGCTGTTATTGCTTATGCGGGGTATTTGTTTGTATATCTTATACGAACAAGGATGGCCTACATACAATTAGGAAAAAAGATCGAATTTGACCGTCGTTTTAAAGAGCGTTGGGATCTTCTTAAGGTCAATGTTTTCGGTCAGAAAAAGCTGCTGAAAGATAAAAAGAGCGGCATCATTCACGTTATGTTCTTTTACGGATTTATTCTTGTCCAATTTGGAGCAATTGACTTCGTTTGGAAAGGACTTGCACCAGGATCGCATCTTCCACTTGGACCACTATACCCTGCATTTACATTCTTCCAGGAAATTGTCACACTCGTTATTTTAATTGCAGTCTTTTGGGCTTTTCATAGACGCTATATTGAAAAGCTTGTTCGTTTGAAACGTAATTTTAAATCAGGCCTTGTTCTTATCTTTATTGGTGGCTTAATGATTTCTGTGCTACTTGGTAATGGAATGGGAATTATATGGCACGGCGAGGAGCTTTCATGGAGTGAACCGATCGCTTCTGCGATCGCTTACGTTTTCTCGGGATTAAATGAAACCGTAGCCATTTCAGTGTTCTATTTCTCTTGGTGGGTGCATTTACTAATTTTGTTAACGTTTTTAGTTTATGTTCCACAATCAAAACATGCGCATTTAATTGCTGGACCAGTTAACGTGTTTTTTGGTCGTCTTTCAAATCCGGGAAAACTTGAAAAAATTGATTTTGAAGATGAAACACAAGAAACATTCGGTGTTGGTAAAATTGAAGACTTTAGACAAAATCAACTTATCGACTTATATTCCTGCGTCGAATGTGGTCGTTGTACAAATATGTGTCCGGCAACAGGAACAGGGAAAATGTTATCACCGATGGATTTAATTTTAAAACTTCGTGATCATTTAACTGATAAAGGCGCAGCGGTAACATCAAAAGCACCGTGGGTTCCAGTTGTTGCTTTTAATAATACACAAGGAAATCAGTTAGCGATGATGGCAGCTGGAAAAGGACAACAAGAATCAGCGGCTACAGCGCTAGCGTACGACCCAAGTTTAATCGGAGACGTTATTACAGAAGAAGAGATTTGGGCATGTACAACGTGCCGTAACTGTGAGGACCAGTGCCCAGTTATGAATGAGCATGTTGACAAAATTATTGATTTACGCCGCTATCTCGTTTTAACAGAAGGAAAAATGGACGCGGAAGCGCAGCGTGCAATGACAAACATTGAGCGTCAAGGTAATCCGTGGGGACTGAACCGTAAAGAGCGTGAAACATGGCGCCAAGGTGACGATGAAGTAACAGTTCCAACTGTAAAGGAGAAATCAAAAGCTGGCGAAGAGTTTGAATACTTATTCTGGGTTGGATCAATGGGTTCGTATGACAATCGCAGTCAGAAGATTGCGATATCATTTGCGAAGCTAATGAACGAAGCAGGCATTTCATTCGCAATTCTTGGTAATAAGGAAAAGAACTCTGGTGATACACCGCGCCGCCTTGGAAATGAATTTGTATTCCAGGAAATGGCGACTAAAAATATTGAAGAATTTGAAAAAGCAGGAGTGAAGAAAATCGTTACGATTGACCCTCATGCCTATAACACTTTTAAAAATGAGTACCCGGACTTTGGCTTACAAGCAGAAGTCTATCATCATACAGAATTACTAGCCCAGTGGGTGAAGGAAGGTCGTTTAAAACCTGTCCATTCTATTGAAGAGACAGTTACGTACCATGATTCCTGTTACTTAGGAAGATACAACGAAGTATACGAAGCGCCGCGCGATATTCTAAAAGCAATTCCAGGTGTAAACCTTGTAGAAATGGCGCGTAACCGTGAAACGGGAATGTGCTGTGGTGCGGGTGGCGGCCTAATGTGGATGGAAGAAACGACAGGTTCTCGTATTAACGTTGCTCGTACAGAACAAGCGCTAGCTGTACAGCCGTCAATTATCGGTACAGGATGCCCGTATTGCTTAACGATGATTAGTGACGGCACGAAAGCGAAAGAAGTTGAAGAAACAGTTCAAACTTTGGACGTAACAGAGATTTTAGAACGCTCAGTTATCGGACAGAAGAAAGAAGCAATGTAG